From the Rhodanobacter soli genome, one window contains:
- a CDS encoding cytochrome C assembly family protein translates to MTIHVLALIAIVLYLAAAAGLARPLLSGGQPLNRLALGLAGAAVLVHAGILLGMHRGALDLHFFAALSLVAFVVSALTLLVNASRPVAALGVIVFPLTAALIAVDSFLAPATLPQPMGWQIKLHVTVALIAFGVLSIAAALAILLAIQERALRHRQFGRWLRALPPLTLTETLLFRLISAGFVLLTLTLLTGVLFVDNLFGQHLAHKTVLSIVAWLMFGVLLYGRWRHGWRGARAVNLTLIGMAALVLAFFGSKAVLELVLHRGM, encoded by the coding sequence ATGACCATCCACGTTCTGGCCCTGATCGCCATCGTGCTCTACCTTGCCGCCGCCGCCGGCCTGGCGCGGCCCTTGCTGAGCGGAGGTCAACCGCTGAACCGGCTGGCGCTGGGGCTGGCTGGCGCTGCCGTGCTGGTCCATGCCGGCATCCTGCTGGGCATGCACCGCGGCGCGCTGGACCTGCACTTCTTCGCGGCGCTGTCGCTGGTCGCGTTCGTCGTCTCGGCGCTGACCCTGCTGGTGAACGCCTCGCGCCCGGTCGCCGCACTCGGCGTGATCGTGTTTCCGCTGACCGCCGCGCTCATCGCGGTGGACAGCTTCCTGGCGCCGGCGACCCTGCCGCAACCGATGGGTTGGCAGATCAAGCTGCACGTCACCGTCGCCCTGATTGCATTCGGCGTGCTGTCGATCGCCGCCGCGCTGGCGATCCTGCTGGCGATCCAGGAGCGTGCGTTGCGCCATCGACAGTTCGGCCGCTGGCTGCGTGCGCTGCCGCCGCTGACGCTGACCGAGACCTTGCTGTTCCGCCTGATCAGCGCCGGCTTCGTGCTGCTCACGCTGACCCTGCTCACCGGCGTGCTGTTCGTCGACAACCTGTTCGGCCAGCACCTGGCACACAAGACCGTGCTGTCGATCGTGGCCTGGCTGATGTTCGGCGTGCTGCTGTACGGACGCTGGCGGCACGGCTGGCGCGGCGCGCGCGCGGTCAACCTGACCCTGATCGGGATGGCCGCGCTGGTGCTGGCGTTCTTCGGCAGCAAGGCGGTTCTGGAACTGGTCCTGCACCGCGGCATGTAA
- the radA gene encoding DNA repair protein RadA — protein MAKAKTAYVCTDCGAEHPKWQGSCVECGAWNTLSEIVLAPASAAKSSVGAQRSSYAGGAAGAPRVTPLTAVALTSEARTLTGIGELDRVLGGGLVQGSVVLIGGDPGIGKSTLLLQMLGTLGAHLPSVYVTGEESLSQVASRAQRLSLPLEPLQALAETCIERILEQAMATRPRVLVIDSIQTIWTELLTAAPGSVSQVRESAAKLTRFAKETGTSVFLVGHVTKEGGIAGPRVLEHMVDAVLYFEGESGSRFRVLRAFKNRFGAVNELGVFAMSDKGLREVPNPSAIFLSSHAGPTSGSAVMVTREGTRPLLVEVQALVDQSSLGNPRRVTLGLEQNRLAMLLAVLHRHGGVAAYDQDVFVNVVGGIRVQETAADLPVLLAVLSSLRDRPLPEHMVTFGEVGLSGEIRPVPNGEERLKEAAHHGFRRAIVPKANAPKKGRVGDMEVVGVERLSEAIDACR, from the coding sequence ATGGCCAAAGCCAAGACCGCCTATGTCTGCACCGATTGCGGTGCCGAACATCCGAAGTGGCAGGGCTCGTGCGTCGAGTGCGGAGCATGGAACACGCTCAGCGAGATCGTGCTGGCGCCGGCCTCGGCGGCGAAGTCGTCGGTGGGCGCACAGCGTTCCAGCTACGCCGGTGGGGCCGCCGGCGCACCGCGCGTCACGCCGCTGACCGCGGTGGCGCTGACCAGCGAGGCGCGCACGCTCACCGGCATCGGCGAGCTGGACCGGGTGCTCGGCGGCGGCCTGGTGCAGGGTTCGGTGGTGCTGATCGGCGGCGACCCGGGCATCGGCAAATCGACCCTGCTGCTGCAGATGCTGGGCACGCTGGGCGCACACCTGCCCAGCGTGTATGTCACCGGCGAGGAGTCGCTGTCGCAGGTGGCCTCGCGGGCGCAGCGCCTCAGTCTGCCGCTGGAGCCGCTGCAGGCACTGGCTGAGACCTGCATCGAGCGGATCCTCGAACAGGCGATGGCGACGCGCCCGCGGGTGCTGGTGATCGACTCGATCCAGACCATCTGGACCGAACTGCTCACCGCCGCGCCCGGTTCGGTGTCGCAGGTGCGCGAGTCGGCGGCCAAGCTCACCCGTTTCGCCAAGGAGACCGGCACCTCGGTATTCCTGGTCGGCCATGTCACCAAGGAAGGCGGTATCGCCGGTCCGCGCGTGCTGGAGCACATGGTCGACGCGGTGCTGTATTTCGAGGGCGAATCCGGTTCGCGCTTCCGCGTGCTGCGCGCGTTCAAGAACCGCTTCGGCGCGGTCAATGAACTGGGCGTGTTCGCGATGTCGGACAAGGGCCTGCGCGAGGTGCCGAACCCGTCGGCGATCTTCCTGTCCTCGCACGCCGGGCCAACCTCGGGCAGCGCCGTGATGGTGACCCGCGAGGGCACCCGGCCGTTGCTGGTCGAGGTGCAGGCACTGGTGGACCAGTCCTCGCTGGGCAATCCGCGCCGGGTCACCCTGGGGTTGGAACAGAATCGCCTCGCGATGCTGCTGGCCGTGCTGCACCGGCACGGCGGCGTGGCGGCCTACGACCAGGACGTGTTCGTCAACGTGGTCGGCGGCATCCGCGTGCAGGAAACCGCGGCGGACCTGCCGGTGCTGCTGGCGGTGCTGTCGTCCCTGCGCGACCGGCCTTTGCCCGAGCACATGGTCACCTTCGGCGAGGTGGGCCTGTCCGGCGAGATCCGTCCGGTGCCGAATGGCGAGGAGCGCCTGAAGGAAGCCGCTCACCACGGTTTCCGCCGCGCGATCGTGCCGAAGGCGAACGCGCCGAAGAAGGGCAGGGTCGGCGACATGGAGGTGGTCGGGGTGGAGCGCTTGAGCGAGGCGATCGACGCCTGCCGCTGA
- a CDS encoding replicative DNA helicase, with product MSFVPERKPSSPAIEALRVPPHSIDAEQAVLGGLMLAPDALDKVADRLAEDDFYRKDHRLIWRAINELANKGMPCDAVTLGDWFESNGLAEMVGGAGYLIELANSTPSAANIAAYAEIVREKSVLRQLIDAGTSITEDGYRPEGKSVHEVLESAEQRVFHIAESGARGKKDSVSMREAVKDAFRLLTERYENRGQLTGVSTGFTDLDALTSGLQPSDLIIVAARPSMGKTAFALNIAEAAALGGKKAVVVFSMEMSSSQLAFRLISSVGRIHQQHLRNGTLEEEDWPRVSNAIALLSDARIFIDDTPSLSPVELRSRARRLHREHGGLGLIVIDYLQLMQVPGNKENRATEISEISRSLKGLAKELNVPVIALSQLNRSLEQRADKRPMMSDLRESGAIEQDADVIMFIYRDEYYNKESPDKGVAEIIIGKQRNGPTDTCKLTFLGHYTQFVNYASDSFVGSFD from the coding sequence ATGTCCTTCGTGCCCGAGCGCAAACCTTCCTCTCCTGCCATCGAGGCGTTGCGCGTACCGCCGCATTCGATCGATGCCGAACAGGCGGTGCTGGGCGGCCTGATGCTGGCGCCGGATGCGCTGGACAAGGTCGCCGACCGGCTCGCCGAGGACGACTTCTACCGCAAGGACCACCGGCTGATCTGGCGCGCGATCAACGAGCTGGCGAACAAGGGCATGCCGTGCGACGCAGTGACCCTGGGCGACTGGTTTGAGAGCAATGGCCTGGCCGAGATGGTCGGCGGCGCCGGTTACCTGATCGAGCTGGCCAACAGCACGCCCAGCGCGGCGAACATCGCCGCGTACGCCGAGATCGTGCGCGAGAAGTCGGTGCTGCGCCAGCTGATCGACGCCGGTACCTCGATCACCGAGGACGGCTACCGGCCCGAGGGCAAGAGCGTGCACGAGGTGCTGGAAAGCGCCGAGCAGCGCGTGTTCCACATCGCCGAATCCGGCGCGCGCGGCAAGAAGGACTCCGTCTCGATGCGCGAGGCGGTGAAGGACGCGTTCCGCCTGCTCACCGAGCGCTACGAAAACCGCGGTCAGCTCACCGGCGTCAGCACCGGCTTCACCGACCTGGATGCGCTCACCTCCGGCCTGCAACCGTCGGACCTGATCATCGTGGCGGCGCGCCCGTCGATGGGCAAGACCGCGTTTGCGCTGAACATCGCCGAAGCCGCCGCGCTGGGCGGCAAGAAGGCGGTGGTGGTGTTCTCGATGGAAATGTCCTCATCGCAGCTGGCGTTCCGCCTGATCTCCTCGGTCGGCCGCATCCATCAGCAGCACCTGCGCAACGGCACCCTCGAAGAAGAGGACTGGCCGCGCGTCTCCAACGCCATCGCGCTGCTCTCCGACGCCAGGATCTTCATCGACGACACGCCCAGCCTGTCGCCGGTGGAGCTGCGTTCGCGCGCGAGGCGGCTGCACCGCGAGCACGGCGGGCTGGGCCTGATCGTGATCGACTACCTGCAGCTGATGCAGGTGCCCGGCAACAAGGAGAATCGCGCCACCGAGATCTCGGAGATCTCGCGTTCGCTGAAGGGACTGGCCAAGGAACTGAACGTGCCGGTGATCGCCCTGTCGCAGTTGAACCGCTCGCTGGAGCAACGCGCCGACAAGCGCCCCATGATGTCCGACCTGCGCGAGTCGGGCGCGATCGAGCAGGACGCCGACGTGATCATGTTCATCTACCGCGACGAGTACTACAACAAGGAATCGCCCGACAAGGGCGTCGCCGAGATCATCATCGGCAAGCAGCGCAACGGTCCCACCGACACCTGCAAGCTGACCTTCCTCGGCCACTACACCCAGTTCGTGAACTACGCGTCGGATTCGTTCGTGGGGTCGTTCGACTGA
- the rplI gene encoding 50S ribosomal protein L9, protein MELILLQKVRNLGTLGDKVTVKPGYGRNYLLPQGKAVRVNAANLAAFEQRRAEYEAKANTALADAEARKAKLADVSVTISAHASAEGKLFGSVGPRDIAEALAAIGHAVHKGEVILGEGPLRNTGEYDVVVSLHADVQTTVKVIVVGDK, encoded by the coding sequence ATGGAACTCATTCTTCTGCAGAAAGTCCGCAACCTCGGCACGCTCGGCGACAAGGTCACCGTGAAGCCCGGTTACGGCCGCAACTACCTGCTGCCGCAGGGCAAGGCCGTGCGCGTCAACGCTGCCAACCTGGCCGCGTTCGAACAGCGTCGTGCCGAGTACGAGGCCAAGGCCAACACGGCACTGGCCGACGCCGAAGCACGCAAGGCCAAGCTGGCCGACGTTTCGGTGACCATCTCCGCGCACGCCAGTGCGGAAGGCAAGCTGTTCGGTTCGGTCGGCCCGCGCGATATCGCCGAGGCGCTGGCTGCGATCGGTCATGCCGTGCACAAGGGTGAGGTGATCCTGGGCGAAGGCCCGCTTCGCAACACCGGCGAGTACGACGTGGTGGTGAGCCTGCACGCCGACGTGCAGACCACGGTCAAGGTGATCGTGGTCGGCGACAAGTAA
- the rpsR gene encoding 30S ribosomal protein S18 has translation MSKFFRRRKFCRFTAEDVKEIDYKDLNTLRQYVTENGKIVPSRITGTKARYQRQLATAIKRARFLSLLPYTDNHDV, from the coding sequence ATGTCCAAGTTTTTCCGCCGCCGCAAGTTCTGCCGCTTCACTGCCGAAGACGTGAAGGAGATCGACTACAAGGATCTCAACACCCTGCGCCAGTACGTCACCGAGAACGGCAAGATCGTGCCGAGCCGCATCACCGGCACCAAGGCCCGCTACCAGCGTCAGCTGGCGACCGCGATCAAGCGCGCGCGCTTCCTCTCGCTGCTGCCGTACACCGACAACCACGACGTCTGA
- the rpsF gene encoding 30S ribosomal protein S6, with product MTLRHYEVVFMVHPDQSEQVPAMLERYKALIETDGGKIHRLEDWGRRQLAYPIVNLAKAHYVLLNIEVSQNALNELESGFRFNDAVLRHLVIRRDEADTEPSFILKSKEKDDAKSTRRRDDEGDGEGRGRDRDDRDNHRDSDD from the coding sequence ATGACCCTGCGTCATTACGAAGTTGTGTTCATGGTCCACCCTGACCAGAGCGAGCAGGTTCCGGCGATGCTCGAGCGCTACAAGGCGCTGATCGAGACCGACGGCGGCAAGATCCACCGCCTGGAAGACTGGGGCCGCCGCCAGCTGGCGTACCCGATCGTGAACCTGGCCAAGGCGCATTACGTTCTGCTCAACATCGAAGTGAGCCAGAACGCGCTGAACGAGCTGGAGTCGGGCTTCCGCTTCAACGACGCCGTGCTTCGCCATCTCGTGATCCGTCGCGACGAGGCCGATACCGAGCCGTCCTTCATCCTGAAGTCGAAGGAAAAGGATGACGCCAAGTCCACCCGTCGCCGCGACGACGAGGGTGACGGCGAAGGCCGCGGCCGTGACCGCGACGACCGCGACAACCATCGCGACAGCGACGACTGA
- a CDS encoding HesB/IscA family protein: protein MSITITPAANERMRHFLAGTPTAAGVRFGVKRTGCSGFAYVVDLAEVVGKDDQLVEVDGLPLIVDGKSLAMVEGTVIDFQRQGLNASFVFHNPNATGECGCGESFTVS, encoded by the coding sequence ATGAGCATCACCATCACTCCCGCTGCCAACGAACGCATGCGCCACTTCCTGGCCGGCACGCCGACGGCGGCCGGCGTGCGCTTCGGGGTCAAGCGCACCGGTTGCTCCGGCTTCGCCTACGTGGTGGACCTGGCCGAGGTGGTCGGCAAAGACGACCAGTTGGTCGAGGTGGACGGGCTGCCGCTGATCGTCGACGGCAAGAGCCTGGCCATGGTCGAGGGCACCGTGATCGACTTCCAGCGGCAGGGGCTAAACGCCAGCTTCGTGTTCCACAACCCGAACGCCACCGGCGAATGCGGCTGCGGCGAGAGCTTCACGGTCAGTTGA
- the asnS gene encoding asparagine--tRNA ligase: MAVVSPTLCSVKQALSGKLDAGSAVTVRGWVRTRRDSKAGLSFVNVTDGSCFDPIQAVVPATLANYDSEVKHLTAGAGVIVSGTLVASQGKGQAFELQADKVIVTGFVEDPETYPIQPKQHTMEFLREVAHLRPRTNLFGAVTRVRHTMMTAIHRHLTEQGFFWINTPIITTSDAEGAGDMFRLSTLDLANLPRDDKGKIDFRKDFFGREAFLTVSGQLNVEAYALAMSKVYTFGPTFRAENSNTPRHLAEFWMVEPEIAFADLAADADCAEAFLKAIFKAVLDERPDDMAFFAERVQSDAITRMEAFIAKPFERIDYTDAIEILKKSGQKFEYPVAWGIDLQTEHERYLAEKHIGRPVVVMNYPEAIKAFYMRLNDDEKTVAAMDVLAPGIGEIIGGSQREERLDYLDRRMVQFGLDPAAYGWYRDLRRYGTVPHAGFGLGFERLLVYICGLSNIRDAIPYPRAAGTAEF, translated from the coding sequence ATGGCCGTGGTCAGTCCGACGCTATGCAGCGTGAAGCAGGCTCTTTCCGGCAAGCTCGACGCCGGCAGCGCGGTGACCGTGCGCGGCTGGGTACGCACCCGCCGCGACTCCAAGGCCGGCCTGTCCTTCGTCAACGTCACCGATGGCTCCTGCTTCGACCCGATCCAGGCTGTGGTGCCGGCCACCCTGGCCAACTACGACAGCGAGGTGAAACACCTCACCGCCGGCGCCGGCGTGATCGTCAGCGGCACCCTGGTGGCGTCGCAGGGCAAGGGCCAGGCCTTCGAACTGCAGGCGGACAAGGTCATCGTCACCGGCTTCGTCGAGGATCCGGAGACCTACCCGATCCAGCCCAAGCAGCACACCATGGAATTTCTGCGCGAGGTCGCCCACCTGCGCCCGCGCACCAACCTGTTCGGCGCGGTGACCCGGGTGCGCCACACCATGATGACGGCGATCCACCGCCACCTCACCGAACAGGGCTTCTTCTGGATCAACACGCCGATCATCACCACCTCGGATGCCGAGGGCGCCGGCGACATGTTCCGGCTGTCCACGCTGGACCTGGCCAACCTGCCGCGCGACGACAAGGGCAAGATCGACTTCCGCAAGGATTTCTTCGGCCGCGAGGCGTTCCTCACCGTGTCCGGCCAGCTCAACGTCGAGGCGTACGCGCTGGCGATGAGCAAGGTCTACACCTTCGGTCCCACCTTCCGTGCCGAGAACTCCAATACGCCGCGCCATCTGGCCGAGTTCTGGATGGTCGAGCCGGAGATCGCGTTCGCCGACCTGGCTGCCGACGCGGACTGCGCCGAGGCGTTCCTGAAAGCGATCTTCAAGGCCGTGCTGGACGAGCGCCCGGACGACATGGCCTTCTTCGCCGAGCGCGTGCAGAGCGACGCGATCACCCGGATGGAGGCGTTCATCGCCAAGCCGTTCGAGCGCATCGACTACACCGACGCGATCGAGATCCTGAAGAAGTCCGGGCAGAAGTTCGAGTATCCCGTGGCCTGGGGCATCGACCTGCAGACCGAGCACGAACGTTACCTGGCCGAGAAACATATTGGCCGTCCCGTGGTCGTCATGAACTACCCCGAGGCAATCAAGGCGTTCTACATGCGTCTGAACGATGACGAGAAGACGGTCGCGGCGATGGACGTGCTGGCGCCGGGCATCGGCGAGATCATCGGTGGCAGCCAGCGCGAGGAGCGGCTGGACTACCTCGATCGCCGCATGGTCCAGTTCGGCCTCGACCCCGCTGCTTATGGCTGGTATCGCGACCTGCGCCGTTATGGCACGGTACCGCATGCCGGCTTCGGGCTCGGCTTCGAGCGCCTGCTGGTCTATATCTGCGGCCTGTCCAACATCCGCGACGCCATCCCCTATCCCCGTGCCGCCGGAACGGCCGAATTCTGA
- a CDS encoding MalM family protein, translating to MSLRLPAIAAVLAFAALLGGCHNAKALLPPNLRPPSENTGDALKLAQLQLMQATPCCSSFADFSYRSMLPWQPQKFVLGSGSMVANLNGTQSYFLAFRLPVDVKLPYKVALKSELNGRWLHASYLFAPTVVLLDEGFQPIRSEDIGLCEHMGWSDETSGAFGSLEVDSKQARYLLVYSSAEQQSGKTYWEQSPASFSSSTAASLQMNSAGSFSIPHGPDGALWVGMMNKTYEKALANAICKKATKGDGVLNTLRTALPLPWSNDSKTGHSPP from the coding sequence ATGTCGCTTCGACTCCCTGCCATCGCCGCCGTACTGGCCTTCGCCGCCCTGCTGGGCGGCTGCCATAACGCCAAGGCCTTGCTGCCGCCGAACCTGCGCCCGCCGTCGGAGAATACCGGCGACGCGCTGAAGCTGGCCCAGTTGCAACTGATGCAGGCCACACCGTGCTGCAGCAGCTTCGCCGACTTCTCCTATCGCAGCATGCTGCCGTGGCAGCCGCAGAAGTTCGTGCTGGGCAGCGGCAGCATGGTCGCCAACCTCAACGGCACACAGAGTTACTTCCTCGCCTTCCGCTTGCCGGTCGACGTGAAACTGCCGTACAAGGTCGCCCTGAAGTCGGAATTGAACGGTCGCTGGCTGCACGCCAGCTATCTGTTCGCGCCCACCGTGGTGCTGCTGGACGAGGGTTTCCAGCCGATCCGCTCCGAGGACATCGGGCTGTGCGAGCACATGGGCTGGAGTGACGAAACGAGCGGCGCCTTCGGCAGCCTGGAAGTCGACAGCAAGCAGGCGCGCTACCTGCTGGTCTACAGCTCGGCCGAACAGCAGTCGGGCAAGACCTACTGGGAACAGTCGCCGGCCTCGTTCTCCAGTTCCACCGCCGCGTCGCTGCAGATGAACTCCGCTGGCAGCTTCAGCATCCCGCACGGCCCGGATGGCGCGCTGTGGGTCGGCATGATGAACAAGACCTACGAGAAGGCCCTGGCCAACGCGATCTGCAAGAAGGCGACGAAGGGCGACGGCGTGCTCAACACCTTGCGCACCGCGTTGCCGTTGCCCTGGAGCAACGACAGCAAGACCGGCCACAGCCCGCCATGA
- a CDS encoding SDR family oxidoreductase: protein MQLDLGGRHALVCGASQGIGQASAIELAELGASVTLLARSADKLKLVAESLPRTHAGQRHDWRSVDMLDTASLRATATEIAAGAAVHILINNTGGPPGGPAHSAEPEAFETAFRQHLLAGQILLQALLPGMRASGYGRIVNVISTSVKEPIAGLGVSNTVRAAVAGWAKTLSTELAADGITVNNVLPGYTRTSRLDSLLAAQAAASGRDEDVIAQAMLTTVPARRFGEASEVAAVIAFLCTPAAAYVNGVSIAVDGGRTRALS from the coding sequence ATGCAACTGGATCTGGGTGGACGTCATGCGCTGGTCTGCGGCGCCTCGCAAGGCATCGGCCAGGCCAGTGCGATCGAACTGGCCGAACTCGGTGCCAGCGTCACCCTGCTGGCGCGCTCGGCCGACAAGCTCAAGCTGGTCGCCGAAAGCCTGCCGCGGACGCATGCCGGGCAACGGCATGACTGGCGCAGCGTGGACATGCTGGATACCGCCAGCCTGCGGGCGACGGCTACCGAAATCGCCGCCGGCGCCGCGGTGCATATCCTGATCAACAACACCGGCGGACCGCCCGGCGGTCCGGCGCACAGCGCGGAACCCGAGGCCTTCGAGACGGCATTCCGCCAGCACCTGCTGGCCGGCCAGATCCTGCTGCAGGCGCTGCTGCCCGGCATGCGCGCCAGTGGCTACGGCCGCATCGTCAACGTGATCTCCACCTCGGTGAAGGAACCGATCGCCGGGCTGGGCGTGTCCAATACCGTGCGCGCCGCCGTCGCCGGCTGGGCCAAGACCTTATCCACTGAACTCGCCGCCGACGGCATCACGGTCAACAACGTGCTGCCCGGCTACACCCGCACCAGCCGCCTCGACAGCCTGCTCGCCGCGCAAGCGGCCGCCAGCGGCCGCGACGAAGACGTGATCGCCCAGGCCATGCTGACAACGGTACCCGCCCGCCGCTTCGGCGAAGCCAGCGAAGTGGCCGCCGTGATCGCGTTCCTGTGCACCCCCGCCGCTGCCTACGTCAACGGCGTCAGCATCGCGGTGGATGGCGGCCGCACGCGTGCGTTGAGTTGA
- a CDS encoding aldehyde dehydrogenase encodes MPIPRLANLIDGRLQAPHHDAWLEVHEPATGAVFAHCPDSSAVDVAAAVAAASRAAPGWAGTPIEQRAHLLQRLADLVEARLEEFAALESRDSGKPLSLARRLDIPRAVSNLRYFAAAITGWGSESHAMEAGVMGTGAINYTLREPLGVVGCISPWNLPLYLFTWKIAPALAAGNTVVAKPSEVTPCTAALLGELSIEAGFPPGVLNIVQGRGPSVGQAIVEHPAVKAISFTGSTATGARIASAAAAQFKKVSLEMGGKNPAIVFADADLSDANLDTIVRSGFANQGEICLCGSRLLVQRSVLEAFRERYLARVQALRVGDPGDADSDLGAMVSQAHYDKVLGCIEQARAEGGRVSCGGEAITLPGRCAGGWFIAPTVIEGLPSAAQTNQQEIFGPVVSLIPFADENEALAIANDSRYGLAASLWTQDLSRAHRLAGQLEFGIVWINCWLLRDLRTPFGGAKQSGLGREGGNEALHFFTEPKNICIRY; translated from the coding sequence ATGCCTATCCCGCGCCTAGCCAATCTGATCGATGGTCGCCTGCAGGCGCCCCACCACGATGCATGGCTGGAAGTGCACGAGCCGGCCACCGGTGCGGTGTTCGCTCATTGCCCCGATTCCAGTGCGGTGGACGTTGCCGCCGCGGTCGCCGCCGCCAGTCGTGCCGCACCCGGCTGGGCCGGCACGCCGATCGAACAGCGTGCACACCTGCTGCAGCGGCTGGCCGACCTGGTCGAGGCGCGGCTGGAGGAGTTCGCTGCGCTGGAATCGCGCGACAGCGGCAAGCCGCTGAGCCTCGCGCGCCGGCTCGACATCCCGCGCGCGGTCAGCAACCTGCGTTACTTCGCCGCCGCGATCACCGGCTGGGGCAGCGAATCGCATGCGATGGAAGCCGGCGTCATGGGCACCGGCGCGATCAACTACACCTTGCGCGAGCCGCTCGGCGTGGTCGGCTGCATCAGCCCGTGGAACCTGCCGCTGTACCTGTTCACCTGGAAGATCGCGCCGGCGCTGGCCGCCGGCAACACGGTGGTGGCCAAGCCGTCGGAAGTGACGCCGTGCACGGCCGCCCTGCTCGGCGAGCTGAGCATCGAGGCCGGCTTTCCGCCCGGCGTGCTGAACATCGTGCAAGGCCGCGGCCCCAGCGTGGGCCAGGCGATCGTGGAACATCCGGCGGTGAAGGCGATCTCCTTCACCGGCAGCACCGCCACCGGCGCGCGCATCGCCAGCGCGGCGGCCGCGCAGTTCAAGAAGGTGTCGCTGGAAATGGGCGGCAAGAATCCGGCGATCGTGTTCGCCGACGCCGATCTTTCCGACGCGAACCTGGACACCATCGTGCGCTCGGGCTTCGCCAACCAGGGCGAGATCTGCCTGTGCGGCTCGCGCCTGCTGGTGCAGCGCTCGGTCCTCGAAGCCTTCCGCGAGCGCTACCTGGCGCGCGTTCAGGCGCTGCGCGTGGGCGACCCGGGCGACGCGGACAGCGACCTCGGTGCGATGGTCTCGCAGGCGCACTACGACAAGGTGCTCGGCTGCATCGAACAGGCCCGCGCCGAAGGCGGCCGCGTGTCGTGCGGCGGCGAGGCCATCACCTTGCCCGGCCGCTGCGCCGGCGGCTGGTTCATCGCGCCGACCGTGATCGAGGGCCTGCCGTCCGCGGCGCAGACCAACCAGCAGGAAATCTTCGGCCCGGTGGTCAGCCTGATTCCCTTCGCGGACGAGAACGAAGCGCTGGCGATCGCCAATGACAGCCGCTACGGTCTGGCCGCTTCGCTGTGGACACAGGACCTGTCCCGCGCGCACCGGCTCGCCGGCCAGCTCGAATTCGGCATCGTGTGGATCAACTGCTGGCTGCTGCGCGACCTGCGCACGCCGTTCGGCGGCGCCAAGCAATCCGGGCTCGGCCGCGAGGGCGGCAACGAGGCGCTGCATTTCTTCACCGAGCCGAAAAACATCTGCATTCGCTACTGA
- the can gene encoding carbonate dehydratase, which yields MNNPLQELIDSNRRWSAAVCAEDPHFFERLAKQQAPKYLWIGCSDSRVPATQIVDLPPGEIFVQRNVANVVSHTDLNCLSTVQFAVDILKVEHIIIVGHYGCGGVQAVLDERRLGLVDNWLRHVGEVAEKHSAMLAALDLMQLRNNRLCELNAIEQVSNICHTTMVMDAWERGQPLSVHAWCYSLDNGHVNDLDMHVHSRESLLPAYHHAMQQLMRTPEPRG from the coding sequence TTGAACAACCCACTACAGGAATTGATCGACAGCAACCGCCGCTGGTCGGCCGCCGTGTGCGCGGAGGACCCGCATTTCTTCGAGCGCCTGGCCAAACAGCAGGCGCCGAAATACCTGTGGATCGGCTGCTCCGATTCGCGCGTACCGGCGACCCAGATCGTCGACCTGCCGCCGGGCGAGATCTTCGTGCAGCGCAACGTCGCCAACGTGGTGTCGCACACCGACCTCAACTGCCTCAGCACGGTGCAGTTCGCGGTAGACATCCTCAAGGTGGAGCACATCATCATCGTCGGGCACTACGGCTGCGGCGGCGTCCAGGCGGTGCTGGACGAGCGCCGGCTCGGCCTGGTCGACAACTGGCTGCGACACGTGGGCGAGGTGGCCGAAAAGCATTCCGCGATGCTTGCCGCGCTGGACCTGATGCAACTGCGCAACAACCGCCTGTGCGAGCTCAACGCGATCGAGCAGGTCTCGAACATCTGCCACACCACGATGGTGATGGACGCGTGGGAGCGCGGCCAGCCGCTGTCGGTGCACGCGTGGTGCTACAGCCTGGACAACGGCCACGTGAACGACCTGGACATGCACGTCCACTCGCGCGAATCGCTGCTGCCGGCGTACCACCATGCGATGCAGCAGCTGATGCGCACGCCGGAGCCGCGCGGATGA
- a CDS encoding RidA family protein yields the protein MSEAIRTDAAPAPVGAYPHARRVGNLLFLSGVGPRQPGSNAIPGNVHDADGRLVGYDIEAQCRQVFANVRAVLEASGAAWADLVDVTVFLTDMQRDFATYNRLYAEHFAGIDACRTTVGIDALPTPIAIELKCIAALPAQPR from the coding sequence ATGAGCGAGGCGATCCGCACCGACGCCGCCCCCGCGCCGGTCGGCGCCTACCCGCATGCTCGGCGCGTCGGCAACCTGCTGTTCCTGTCCGGCGTGGGCCCGCGCCAACCCGGCAGCAACGCGATCCCCGGCAACGTCCACGACGCGGACGGCCGGCTGGTCGGCTACGACATCGAGGCGCAGTGCCGGCAGGTGTTCGCCAACGTGCGCGCCGTGCTCGAAGCCAGTGGGGCCGCATGGGCCGACCTGGTCGACGTCACCGTGTTCCTCACCGACATGCAGCGCGATTTCGCCACCTACAACCGGCTATATGCGGAACATTTCGCCGGCATCGACGCCTGCCGCACCACCGTGGGCATCGACGCGCTGCCGACGCCGATCGCGATCGAACTGAAGTGCATCGCCGCCCTGCCGGCGCAGCCGCGCTGA